The proteins below come from a single Burkholderia contaminans genomic window:
- a CDS encoding efflux transporter outer membrane subunit, with amino-acid sequence MKPFSLPRRPALTLCAAACLLAGCTVGPDYRGAPAAPDAPTFVRAPASGVDPAAPAPSAWWHALNDRQLDDLITAALAYNPDLHAAQARLRASRAQLSQQRAAQLPKSSATVAAIRMREPDVSALGSLLPSNGSSQSSGTSPSLGGSGPLQLYSAGFDATWEIDLFGGTRRAVEAASAQAEAVDADLADTQVSIAAEVANAYVDLRDQQQRLALSRRTAELQQRMLELTQQRRARGVAADVDLERLTTQVETTRASLIPLDAQVTESLDRLAILTGRAPGALDAALSTPDAPLPTLPGSVAIGDPATLLKQRPDIRAAERRLASSNAQIGEHVADYFPKVTLLGDLGFSATDPGHLFRKQNFTWVGAPYLQWNILDFGRTRGAVRAAEASRDEAEANYQKAVLGALQDANTALQRYGHQREHVVALTKVQTSAVHSRALMDERYRAGVASMIDLLDTQREALSAQQNVIAGQAELIKDYVSLQKNLGLGWQAGAG; translated from the coding sequence ATGAAACCCTTCTCCCTGCCCCGCCGCCCTGCGCTCACGCTGTGCGCGGCCGCGTGCCTGCTCGCCGGCTGCACGGTCGGCCCCGACTACCGCGGCGCGCCCGCCGCACCGGATGCGCCGACCTTCGTGCGCGCGCCTGCCTCCGGCGTCGACCCCGCTGCGCCCGCGCCGAGCGCATGGTGGCATGCGCTCAACGATCGCCAGCTCGACGACCTGATCACCGCCGCGCTCGCGTACAACCCCGATCTGCACGCGGCGCAGGCCCGCTTGCGCGCCTCGCGCGCGCAGCTCTCGCAACAACGTGCGGCCCAGTTGCCGAAGTCGTCGGCCACCGTCGCCGCCATCCGCATGCGCGAGCCGGACGTCAGCGCGCTCGGTTCGCTGCTGCCGTCGAACGGTTCGAGCCAATCGAGCGGCACCTCGCCGTCGCTGGGTGGCTCGGGCCCGCTACAGCTGTATTCGGCAGGCTTCGACGCAACCTGGGAAATCGACCTGTTCGGCGGCACGCGCCGCGCGGTCGAAGCAGCATCCGCGCAGGCGGAAGCGGTCGATGCCGATCTCGCCGACACGCAGGTGTCGATCGCGGCCGAAGTCGCGAATGCATACGTCGACCTGCGCGACCAGCAGCAGCGGCTTGCGCTGTCGCGGCGCACCGCCGAGTTGCAGCAACGGATGCTCGAACTCACGCAGCAGCGCCGTGCGCGCGGCGTCGCGGCCGACGTGGATCTCGAGCGCCTGACCACACAGGTCGAAACCACGCGCGCGTCGCTGATCCCGCTTGACGCTCAAGTCACGGAGTCGCTCGACCGGCTCGCGATCCTGACGGGCCGCGCGCCCGGTGCACTCGACGCAGCACTGTCGACACCGGACGCGCCGCTGCCGACACTGCCCGGCAGCGTCGCGATCGGCGATCCGGCCACGCTGCTGAAGCAGCGCCCCGACATTCGCGCGGCCGAACGCCGGCTTGCATCGAGCAACGCGCAAATCGGCGAGCACGTCGCCGATTATTTCCCGAAGGTGACGCTGCTCGGCGATCTCGGCTTCAGCGCGACCGACCCCGGCCACCTGTTCCGCAAGCAGAATTTCACGTGGGTCGGTGCACCGTATCTGCAATGGAACATTCTCGACTTCGGGCGCACGCGCGGAGCGGTGCGCGCGGCCGAAGCGTCGCGCGACGAAGCGGAAGCGAATTATCAGAAGGCGGTGCTCGGCGCCCTGCAGGATGCCAACACGGCGTTACAGCGTTACGGGCACCAGCGCGAACACGTCGTTGCGCTCACCAAGGTGCAGACGTCGGCCGTGCATTCCCGGGCGCTGATGGACGAGCGCTATCGCGCGGGCGTCGCATCGATGATCGACCTGCTCGATACGCAGCGCGAAGCGCTGTCCGCGCAACAGAACGTGATCGCCGGGCAGGCCGAGCTGATCAAGGACTACGTGTCGCTGCAGAAGAACCTGGGGCTCGGGTGGCAAGCGGGCGCGGGTTGA
- a CDS encoding MDR family MFS transporter: MAEPSATMPTPPHEGRASVTDWIAVAAGALGALMATLDISITNSALPQIQGEIGATGTEGTWISTGYLMSEIVMIPLAAWLTRVFGLRNFLLTNSALFIAFSMMCGWSHSLPMMIAGRIGQGFTGGALIPTAQTIIRTRLPLSQLPVGMTLFGLIVLLGPLFGPVLGGWLAENVSWSWCFFLNLPVCLLLMALLIFGLPSDRPQWHSFLNADWLGICGLAIGLSSLTVVLEEGQRERWFESQMIVTLSVVSLAGMILIALSQIFAKRPIMRLSLMRNPRYASVIVIVSAVGAGLYGVSYLLPQFLAIVAGYNAEQAGAIMLLSGLPAFLVMPILPRLLGKVDFRILVISGLLLFCLSCMLDISLTAQSVGHDFVWSQLIRGVAQMLAMMPLNQASMAAVAREDSGDAAGLYNMARNLGGSIGLAIIGTVIDRRTTFHTAALRESVTANSLIGQDRLSAYAANWFSHTGDLAYSNMRALGQLAQQIQIQAVVMTYSETFYLLGLALLACVPLALLLRTPRGPQPMSSGH; encoded by the coding sequence ATGGCTGAGCCGTCCGCCACGATGCCCACGCCGCCGCACGAAGGCCGCGCGAGCGTGACCGACTGGATCGCGGTCGCGGCCGGCGCGCTCGGCGCGCTGATGGCGACCCTCGACATCTCGATCACGAACTCCGCGCTGCCGCAGATCCAGGGTGAAATCGGCGCGACCGGCACCGAAGGCACGTGGATCTCGACCGGCTACCTGATGTCGGAGATCGTGATGATCCCGCTCGCCGCGTGGCTCACGCGCGTGTTCGGGCTGCGCAATTTCCTGCTGACGAACTCCGCGTTGTTCATTGCCTTCTCGATGATGTGCGGCTGGTCGCATTCGCTGCCGATGATGATCGCCGGTCGGATCGGCCAGGGCTTCACCGGCGGTGCGCTGATCCCGACGGCGCAAACCATCATCCGCACGCGGCTGCCGCTGTCGCAGTTGCCGGTCGGCATGACGCTGTTCGGCCTGATCGTCCTGCTCGGGCCGCTGTTCGGCCCCGTGCTCGGCGGCTGGCTCGCGGAAAACGTGAGCTGGAGCTGGTGCTTTTTCCTGAACCTGCCGGTGTGCCTGTTGCTGATGGCGCTGTTGATATTCGGGCTGCCGTCGGACCGCCCGCAATGGCATTCATTCCTGAACGCGGACTGGCTCGGGATCTGCGGTCTCGCGATCGGCCTGAGCTCGCTCACCGTCGTGCTCGAGGAAGGCCAGCGCGAACGCTGGTTCGAATCGCAGATGATCGTCACGCTGAGCGTCGTGTCGCTTGCCGGGATGATCCTGATCGCGTTGTCGCAGATCTTTGCGAAGCGGCCGATCATGCGGTTGTCGCTGATGCGCAACCCGCGCTATGCGAGCGTGATCGTGATCGTGTCCGCGGTCGGTGCCGGGCTGTATGGCGTGTCCTACCTGCTGCCGCAGTTCCTTGCGATCGTCGCCGGCTACAACGCGGAGCAGGCGGGCGCGATCATGCTGCTGTCGGGGCTGCCCGCGTTTCTCGTGATGCCGATCCTGCCGCGCCTGCTCGGCAAGGTCGATTTCCGCATTCTCGTGATCTCGGGGCTGCTGCTGTTCTGCCTGAGCTGCATGCTCGACATCAGCCTGACTGCGCAAAGCGTCGGCCACGATTTCGTCTGGTCGCAGCTCATCCGCGGCGTCGCGCAGATGCTCGCGATGATGCCGCTCAACCAGGCATCGATGGCGGCCGTCGCACGCGAAGATTCGGGCGATGCAGCCGGGCTCTACAACATGGCGCGCAATCTCGGCGGCTCGATCGGGCTCGCGATCATCGGCACCGTGATCGACCGGCGCACGACCTTCCATACGGCCGCGCTGCGCGAATCGGTGACGGCGAACTCGCTGATCGGGCAGGACCGGCTGTCGGCCTACGCGGCCAACTGGTTCTCGCACACCGGCGATCTCGCGTATTCGAACATGCGCGCGCTCGGACAGCTGGCGCAGCAGATCCAGATCCAGGCCGTCGTGATGACCTATTCCGAAACCTTTTATCTGCTGGGCCTCGCGCTGCTCGCCTGCGTGCCGCTCGCGCTGCTGCTGAGAACGCCGCGCGGGCCGCAGCCGATGTCGTCCGGCCACTGA
- a CDS encoding HlyD family secretion protein, which produces MSTLQDSPQKANRQENGTTPRNGNGTKRRVLLVVAVLAAIGGAVWLGRWWTVGRFIESTNDAYLQADSMTAAPKVAGYVTDVYVRDNQAVKAGDPLVRLDVRQYQVALAQSLATVDARRADIARAEADISQQHANLEQADAQAKVSRINAQHASDEYARYAPLAATGAETHERVADLKSTRDQAAATFAANNASIAAARTQIASYTAQLQQARAQLEAAQASAAQAQLDLDNTIVRSTLAGRVGDRTVRVGQYVQPGTRLLTVVPVDAIYLVANFKETQIGNMRIGQPVELHVDALPDGALSGVVDSFAPGTGAQFALLPPENATGNFTKIVQRVPVRIRLAANARAQRMLLPGLSVTVDVDTRSARDETHHG; this is translated from the coding sequence ATGTCGACGCTGCAAGACTCGCCACAGAAAGCAAATCGTCAGGAAAACGGAACAACGCCGCGAAACGGCAACGGCACGAAGCGGCGCGTCCTGCTCGTCGTCGCCGTGCTCGCGGCCATCGGCGGTGCAGTCTGGCTCGGCCGCTGGTGGACGGTCGGCCGCTTCATCGAAAGCACCAACGACGCGTACCTGCAGGCCGACAGCATGACCGCCGCGCCGAAGGTCGCTGGCTACGTGACCGACGTGTATGTGCGCGACAACCAGGCCGTGAAAGCCGGCGACCCGCTCGTGCGGCTCGACGTCCGCCAGTACCAGGTCGCACTTGCACAATCGCTTGCGACCGTCGACGCGCGCCGTGCCGACATCGCACGCGCCGAGGCCGACATCAGCCAGCAGCATGCGAATCTCGAGCAGGCCGACGCACAGGCGAAGGTGTCGCGCATCAACGCGCAGCACGCCAGCGACGAATACGCGCGCTATGCGCCGCTCGCCGCGACGGGCGCGGAAACGCACGAACGCGTGGCCGACCTGAAGAGCACGCGCGATCAGGCGGCCGCGACATTCGCCGCGAACAATGCGTCGATCGCTGCCGCCCGCACGCAGATCGCGTCGTACACCGCGCAGCTCCAGCAGGCGCGCGCACAGCTCGAAGCCGCGCAGGCCAGCGCCGCCCAGGCGCAGCTCGACCTCGACAACACGATCGTGCGCAGCACCCTCGCCGGCCGCGTCGGCGATCGCACGGTGCGCGTCGGTCAATACGTGCAGCCCGGCACGCGACTGCTGACCGTCGTGCCCGTGGACGCGATCTACCTCGTCGCGAACTTCAAGGAAACGCAGATCGGCAACATGCGCATCGGCCAGCCCGTCGAACTGCACGTCGACGCACTGCCGGACGGCGCGCTGTCCGGCGTGGTCGACAGCTTCGCCCCCGGCACGGGCGCGCAATTCGCGCTGCTGCCGCCCGAGAATGCGACCGGCAACTTCACGAAGATCGTCCAGCGCGTACCGGTGCGCATTCGCCTCGCCGCGAACGCCCGCGCGCAGCGCATGCTGCTGCCGGGGCTGTCGGTGACGGTCGACGTCGATACGCGCTCGGCCCGCGACGAGACGCATCATGGCTGA
- a CDS encoding CerR family C-terminal domain-containing protein yields the protein MNEAKKLRRTSAGGYARGDETRQRIIEAAIELFGERGFAGASTREIAAMAGVNAPALQYYFENKEGVYRACVETIAENGWEVFAPAVGHAWAMLDADADVDALIDAFVGLLRALADRMFTAPKTMNQRMFFAREQGGQEPASASEILMKRMRKPLNDVSAELIGRISGRPANDPVTRLRALSLFGQITVFHIAQRSALQLLEWEAFEGERAALLTDTIAEQTRVLLEQWHAQRDVSADGPQRSKRGQGAAEKRSAKAKASPPAVKGAGRRNKPAAR from the coding sequence ATGAACGAAGCGAAGAAGCTGCGCCGTACGTCGGCGGGCGGCTACGCCCGCGGCGACGAAACGCGCCAGCGGATCATCGAGGCGGCGATCGAACTGTTCGGCGAGCGCGGGTTCGCGGGGGCATCGACACGCGAAATCGCCGCGATGGCGGGCGTGAACGCGCCGGCGCTCCAGTACTACTTCGAGAACAAGGAAGGCGTGTACCGCGCGTGCGTGGAGACGATCGCGGAGAACGGCTGGGAAGTGTTCGCACCGGCAGTCGGCCATGCGTGGGCGATGCTCGACGCGGACGCCGACGTCGACGCGCTGATCGACGCATTCGTCGGGCTGCTGCGTGCGCTCGCAGACCGGATGTTCACGGCGCCGAAGACGATGAACCAGCGGATGTTCTTCGCGCGCGAGCAAGGCGGCCAGGAGCCGGCGAGCGCGAGCGAAATCCTGATGAAGCGCATGCGCAAGCCGCTCAACGACGTGAGTGCCGAGCTGATCGGCCGTATTTCGGGGCGGCCGGCCAACGATCCTGTCACGCGGTTGCGCGCGCTGAGCCTGTTCGGGCAGATCACGGTATTCCACATCGCGCAGCGTTCGGCACTGCAGTTGCTCGAATGGGAGGCATTCGAAGGCGAGCGCGCGGCGCTGCTGACCGACACGATCGCCGAACAGACGCGCGTACTGCTCGAGCAATGGCACGCGCAGCGCGACGTATCGGCTGACGGCCCTCAACGCTCGAAGCGGGGGCAGGGCGCGGCGGAGAAGCGCAGCGCAAAGGCGAAGGCATCGCCGCCCGCCGTGAAAGGCGCCGGGCGCCGGAACAAGCCCGCCGCGCGTTGA
- a CDS encoding mechanosensitive ion channel domain-containing protein, with protein MRHFLLGWLLAAVVSAAHAAVPAPTAASAASGAAPALTPQQAQQALNVLENPRERAQVETTLRAIAAVGALSAPAIAASDAAAASAASATATPAALTSNGLASMLVRQGSRWTIEIGGALKESLHSLLDVGSVGSWWHDKLVRADERADLAHALWIIIAVLVPALLVEWFAKRLLRRALAAVAARRADTWRRTTPEPESESESVTPGSATLDDGNAPPGTTAPPSAPDAPDAAPASSQSRGHARRQTTLLHRMPRALVSLALRAVPLLVFVGVASLTMSVIDDTSTPIESALEALIDIYMICRLVTIVSRLFFQPDARQLRLLHISDAWADFAQRSIARIVIVVGACTAAVEIAANFGLSDAGHVALLKAVALIGHLMISALILRCRLPVAARIRAAGEDRPSFTMIANALADAWAPVSVFIVMALWFVWALDVHNGYRVLITLGGRSIAVMIGMRIVSIVVFGALARLFQGRDEDRTLVHAHAYRYYPLLRQIVSGAIGIVTFVLLLQIWGVPIFRAFETGTIGHRLASALVTIAIAAIVALIVWEAANIAIERRLQRWTREGNLMRAARLRTLLPMLRSLLFVMIALVVVLTGLSQLGVNVGPLLAGASIFGVALGFGSQKLVQDFITGIFLLMENAMQVGDWVTLAGVSGTVEYLSIRTVRLRAGDGSLYTIPFSSVTTVNNTNRGLGNAAVKISIAYGEDIDRAIATLKEIGAALRDDPKYRDGILSDFSYWGIDQVDGATLVLSGQMQCTDSTRWSVQREFNRRIAETFRERGIRIANPQRSVVAYADGSRPVVEEANGSSGDNGQAAEASARPPSPADPARKPD; from the coding sequence ATGCGACATTTCCTCCTCGGCTGGCTGCTGGCCGCCGTCGTCTCGGCCGCCCATGCGGCCGTTCCCGCCCCGACCGCCGCGTCGGCCGCTTCCGGCGCCGCGCCCGCGCTGACGCCGCAACAGGCGCAGCAGGCACTCAACGTGCTCGAAAATCCGCGCGAGCGCGCTCAGGTCGAAACGACGCTGCGTGCGATCGCGGCCGTCGGTGCGCTGAGTGCACCCGCGATCGCGGCGAGCGATGCAGCGGCAGCCAGCGCCGCGTCGGCCACCGCGACCCCGGCCGCACTGACCTCGAACGGGCTCGCATCGATGCTCGTCCGGCAGGGGTCGCGCTGGACCATCGAAATCGGCGGCGCGCTGAAGGAGTCGCTGCACTCGCTGCTCGACGTCGGCTCGGTCGGCAGCTGGTGGCATGACAAGCTGGTGCGCGCCGACGAGCGCGCGGATCTTGCACACGCGCTCTGGATCATCATCGCTGTGCTCGTGCCTGCGCTCCTCGTCGAATGGTTCGCGAAGCGGCTGCTGCGACGTGCGCTGGCCGCGGTGGCCGCTCGGCGCGCCGACACGTGGCGCCGCACCACGCCCGAACCCGAATCCGAGTCCGAGTCCGTTACACCCGGCTCCGCGACGCTCGATGACGGCAACGCGCCACCGGGCACGACCGCCCCGCCGAGCGCTCCCGACGCTCCCGACGCCGCGCCCGCGTCGTCGCAAAGCCGCGGCCACGCGCGCCGCCAAACCACGCTGCTGCACCGGATGCCGCGCGCGCTCGTCAGCCTTGCGTTGCGTGCCGTGCCGCTGCTCGTGTTCGTCGGCGTCGCGAGCCTGACGATGTCGGTGATCGACGATACGAGCACCCCGATCGAATCCGCGCTCGAAGCGCTGATCGACATCTACATGATCTGCCGGCTCGTCACGATCGTCAGCCGGCTGTTCTTCCAGCCCGATGCGCGGCAGTTGCGGTTGCTGCACATCAGCGACGCATGGGCCGACTTCGCGCAACGCTCGATCGCGCGAATCGTGATCGTGGTCGGCGCGTGCACGGCCGCGGTCGAGATCGCCGCGAACTTCGGCCTCAGCGACGCCGGTCACGTCGCGCTGCTGAAAGCCGTCGCGCTCATCGGGCACCTGATGATCTCGGCGCTGATCCTCCGGTGCCGCCTGCCGGTCGCCGCGCGAATCCGCGCTGCCGGCGAGGATCGCCCGTCGTTCACGATGATCGCCAATGCGCTCGCGGACGCGTGGGCGCCCGTATCGGTCTTCATCGTGATGGCCCTGTGGTTCGTGTGGGCGCTCGACGTCCACAACGGCTACCGCGTGCTGATCACGCTCGGCGGCCGCTCGATCGCCGTGATGATCGGCATGCGGATCGTGTCGATCGTCGTGTTCGGCGCGCTCGCGCGGCTGTTCCAGGGCCGCGACGAAGATCGCACGCTCGTCCATGCGCACGCGTACCGCTACTACCCGCTGCTGCGCCAGATCGTGTCGGGCGCGATCGGCATCGTGACCTTCGTGCTGCTGCTGCAGATCTGGGGCGTGCCGATCTTCCGCGCGTTCGAAACCGGCACGATCGGCCACCGGCTCGCGTCGGCGCTGGTGACGATCGCGATTGCGGCCATCGTCGCGCTCATCGTGTGGGAAGCCGCGAACATCGCCATCGAGCGCCGCCTGCAACGATGGACGCGCGAAGGCAATCTCATGCGCGCGGCGCGCCTGCGCACGCTGCTGCCCATGCTGCGCTCGCTGCTGTTCGTGATGATCGCGCTCGTCGTCGTGCTGACGGGCCTCAGCCAGCTCGGCGTGAACGTCGGCCCGTTGCTTGCCGGCGCCAGCATCTTCGGCGTCGCGCTCGGCTTCGGCTCGCAGAAGCTCGTGCAGGATTTCATCACCGGGATCTTCCTGCTGATGGAAAACGCGATGCAGGTGGGCGACTGGGTCACGCTCGCCGGCGTGTCGGGAACGGTCGAGTACCTGTCGATCCGCACCGTGCGGCTGCGCGCCGGCGACGGGTCGTTGTACACGATCCCGTTCAGCTCGGTGACGACCGTCAACAATACGAATCGCGGGCTCGGCAACGCGGCCGTCAAGATCAGCATTGCCTACGGCGAGGACATCGATCGCGCGATCGCGACGCTGAAGGAGATCGGTGCCGCATTGCGCGACGATCCGAAGTACCGCGACGGCATCCTGTCGGACTTCAGCTACTGGGGTATCGACCAGGTCGACGGCGCGACGCTCGTGCTGTCCGGACAGATGCAATGCACGGACTCGACGCGCTGGAGCGTGCAGCGTGAATTCAACCGGCGGATCGCGGAGACGTTCCGCGAACGCGGCATCCGGATCGCCAATCCGCAGCGCAGCGTCGTTGCATACGCGGATGGATCGCGGCCTGTCGTCGAAGAGGCAAACGGCAGCAGCGGCGACAACGGCCAAGCTGCCGAAGCATCGGCCCGGCCGCCGTCGCCCGCCGACCCGGCGCGCAAGCCGGATTGA
- a CDS encoding LLM class oxidoreductase: MTTPAPARPDVAHRVFSDGRLSIGLTLPLLRTGHIVADFDEQLELAALADMHGFRALWIRDVPLNSADYPDPVGHLDPWVLLGALASRTRRIALASGAIVLPLRHPLHIAKGALSVATLSGGRFVLGLGSGDRPPEYAAFGVDAQTRRDRYRAHWDVVAAALGVPSRVLPDEAPPDAPEFTLLPRGADAVPMLAVGSGGQSVDWIARHSIGWMTYHRDPDTQRARYSMWRAAVDRLASPAFRAFGVSMRLDLVADPDAPAIALPLGYATGRRALIDILRDMRASGTHHVTLNPGSDRPVREVIEEIAEHVLPVFHDERA, encoded by the coding sequence ATGACCACGCCCGCTCCTGCCCGCCCCGATGTCGCGCATCGTGTCTTTTCGGACGGACGGTTGTCGATCGGCCTCACGCTTCCGCTGCTTCGCACCGGCCATATCGTCGCCGACTTCGACGAGCAGCTCGAACTCGCGGCGCTGGCCGACATGCACGGCTTTCGCGCGCTGTGGATTCGCGACGTGCCGCTGAACAGCGCCGACTACCCCGATCCGGTCGGCCATCTCGACCCGTGGGTCCTGCTCGGCGCACTGGCGTCACGCACGCGGCGGATCGCGCTCGCCAGCGGCGCGATCGTGCTGCCGCTGCGTCATCCGCTGCATATCGCGAAAGGCGCGCTGTCGGTCGCGACGCTGTCGGGCGGCCGCTTCGTCCTCGGGCTCGGCTCCGGCGACCGGCCGCCCGAATATGCGGCGTTCGGTGTCGATGCGCAGACGCGGCGCGACCGCTACCGCGCACACTGGGACGTCGTCGCTGCCGCGCTCGGCGTGCCGTCGCGCGTCCTGCCCGACGAAGCGCCGCCCGATGCGCCCGAATTCACGCTGCTGCCGCGCGGCGCCGACGCGGTGCCGATGCTGGCGGTCGGCTCGGGCGGGCAAAGCGTCGACTGGATCGCACGGCACTCGATCGGCTGGATGACGTACCACCGCGATCCGGACACGCAGCGCGCGCGCTATTCGATGTGGCGCGCGGCGGTCGACCGGCTCGCATCGCCGGCCTTTCGCGCATTCGGCGTGTCGATGCGGCTCGATCTCGTCGCGGATCCCGACGCGCCAGCCATCGCATTGCCGCTCGGCTATGCAACCGGCCGCCGCGCATTGATCGACATCCTGCGGGATATGCGCGCGTCAGGCACGCATCACGTCACGCTGAATCCGGGCTCGGACCGGCCCGTGCGCGAAGTCATCGAGGAAATCGCGGAACACGTTCTGCCGGTTTTTCACGACGAGCGAGCGTGA
- a CDS encoding lysozyme inhibitor LprI family protein: protein MNTLQRMAIGLAASAMLFAVASDALADDAERAAICKTAEQTGYTADIRNCLALKYEAADKRLNAVYKTKMANLDEQGKARLRNDERRWLKARDAACAESRQPDAGGTLGLVEVDSCFVNETERRIRAIEAFR from the coding sequence ATGAACACGCTTCAACGCATGGCGATCGGTCTGGCGGCAAGCGCGATGCTTTTCGCGGTCGCGTCGGACGCGCTCGCGGACGATGCCGAGCGCGCCGCTATCTGCAAGACCGCCGAGCAAACGGGTTACACGGCCGACATCCGCAATTGCCTGGCGCTGAAATACGAAGCGGCCGACAAGCGCTTGAATGCCGTCTACAAGACGAAGATGGCGAACCTGGACGAGCAGGGCAAGGCGAGGTTGCGCAACGACGAGCGCCGCTGGCTCAAGGCGCGGGATGCCGCCTGTGCGGAATCGCGGCAGCCCGATGCGGGCGGCACGCTCGGGCTCGTGGAAGTCGACAGTTGCTTCGTCAACGAAACCGAGCGTCGCATCAGGGCTATCGAAGCCTTTCGTTGA
- a CDS encoding GNAT family N-acetyltransferase, whose protein sequence is MPDTHDWLDIDYRTLFCLHPDRRIERENDPDRSPAPRFWLGRCADGNLAGVRADVPPAVADALARLTSSEPPLAGRMQPAHLERYLTLLAPVPHWNIGLVYPLPHALDFDTDARVALIDGDSDAGRHLLHALSARGMPGGLFSMGFRSVADLWAPWCAAVVDGEVASVAFAARLSDVGAELGLATAPAFRGRGLAAAVTAAWSRLPSLQTRTLFYSTDSDNRASQRVASRLGLTLRGTTLRVG, encoded by the coding sequence ATGCCCGACACACACGACTGGCTGGATATCGACTACCGCACGCTGTTTTGCCTGCATCCGGACCGCCGGATCGAACGCGAGAACGATCCCGACCGCTCGCCCGCTCCCCGCTTCTGGCTCGGCCGATGCGCGGACGGCAACCTGGCGGGCGTACGCGCCGACGTGCCTCCCGCTGTCGCCGACGCACTCGCGCGCCTGACCAGCAGCGAACCGCCGTTGGCAGGCCGCATGCAACCCGCGCATCTCGAACGCTATCTCACGCTGCTCGCGCCCGTTCCGCACTGGAACATCGGCCTCGTCTACCCGCTGCCGCACGCACTCGATTTCGACACCGACGCACGCGTCGCGCTGATCGACGGCGACAGTGACGCGGGCCGGCATCTGCTGCATGCGCTGTCCGCACGCGGGATGCCCGGCGGCCTGTTCTCGATGGGGTTTCGGAGCGTCGCCGACCTGTGGGCGCCGTGGTGCGCGGCCGTCGTCGACGGAGAAGTCGCCTCGGTCGCGTTCGCCGCACGGCTGTCCGACGTCGGTGCGGAACTCGGTCTCGCGACGGCCCCTGCGTTTCGGGGGCGCGGCCTCGCGGCGGCGGTGACCGCCGCGTGGTCGCGCCTGCCGTCGCTTCAAACGCGCACGCTGTTCTACAGCACCGACAGCGACAACCGCGCGTCACAACGCGTGGCGTCGCGCCTCGGCCTCACATTGCGTGGCACGACGCTGCGGGTGGGATAG
- a CDS encoding NAD-dependent protein deacetylase yields the protein MNDKAQNDPSTADVDPAALDALHTFVERHPRLLVLTGAGISTDSGIPGYRDRNGQWMRSPPIQLHEFLGSDAARRRYWARSMIGWPVVGRARPNGSHVALARLGNAGRIERLVTQNVDGLHQRAGSGDVIELHGGIDGVTCLGCGAHHARATIQVMLEADNPELLGAEAEPAADGDAHLEWAALDTFRIPACPACGGLLKPAVVFFGENVPRERVALASQALEAADALLVVGSSLMVYSGYRFCVWAQAQNKPVAALNLGHTRADPMLTLKVEARCAPALDALTARLGLAGHAPELAS from the coding sequence ATGAACGACAAAGCTCAGAACGACCCCTCAACCGCCGACGTCGATCCGGCCGCACTCGATGCGCTGCACACGTTCGTCGAGCGTCATCCACGCCTGCTGGTACTCACCGGCGCGGGCATCAGCACCGATTCCGGCATTCCCGGCTATCGCGACCGCAATGGCCAATGGATGCGTTCGCCGCCGATCCAGCTACACGAATTCCTCGGCTCCGATGCCGCGCGGCGGCGCTATTGGGCGCGCAGCATGATCGGCTGGCCCGTCGTCGGCCGCGCGCGGCCGAACGGGTCGCACGTGGCGCTGGCGCGGCTCGGCAACGCGGGACGGATCGAGCGTCTCGTCACGCAGAACGTCGACGGCCTGCACCAGCGCGCGGGCAGCGGCGACGTCATTGAACTGCACGGCGGAATCGACGGCGTCACGTGCCTCGGCTGCGGCGCGCATCATGCGCGCGCGACGATCCAGGTCATGCTCGAGGCCGACAATCCCGAACTGCTGGGCGCGGAGGCCGAGCCGGCCGCGGATGGCGACGCGCACCTCGAATGGGCCGCGCTCGACACGTTCCGCATTCCGGCGTGCCCCGCGTGCGGCGGGCTGCTGAAGCCGGCGGTCGTGTTCTTCGGCGAAAACGTGCCGCGCGAGCGCGTGGCGCTCGCGTCGCAGGCGCTCGAAGCGGCCGATGCGCTGCTGGTCGTCGGCTCGTCGTTGATGGTGTATTCCGGCTACCGCTTCTGCGTGTGGGCGCAGGCACAGAACAAGCCGGTCGCCGCGCTCAATCTCGGCCATACGCGCGCCGATCCAATGCTCACGCTGAAGGTCGAGGCGCGCTGCGCACCCGCGCTCGACGCGCTGACTGCGCGGCTGGGCCTCGCGGGCCACGCACCGGAGCTGGCATCGTGA